Proteins encoded within one genomic window of Anastrepha ludens isolate Willacy chromosome 4, idAnaLude1.1, whole genome shotgun sequence:
- the LOC128862187 gene encoding DNA-directed RNA polymerase III subunit RPC7-like has translation MAGRGRGKTGSLTQEQLQTLGCIGKDIPQVQTAPPPTFPPLMTKPVKLETTAAQNYQILWKEAYLNHMRDSPYFVTPKIANINRNLQSYSDEWASAVENAKRKTKADFVWQMMPAELHSTQKKRRITGSDKIVAKKSKNVDDRLKVLEEKERNEDNKDVAKASTDSEQEEEEEEEAPADEEMDDENDYGNSYFDNGEAYNEEDDNLDDGPVY, from the exons ATGGCAGGTCGTGGACGGGGTAAAACTGGTTCGCTCACTCAAGAACAACTCCAAACTTTAGGATGCATTGGAAAGGACATTCCACAAGTGCAAACCGCACCTCCCCCAACATTTCCACCGCTTATGACCAAACCAGTAAAACTTGAG ACTACAGCAgcacaaaattatcaaatactGTGGAAGGAAGCGTATCTTAACCacatgcgcgattcaccttatTTCGTTACtccaaaaattgcaaatataaaCCGTAATTTGCAAAGCTACTCAGATGAATGGGCG AGTGCCGTTGAAAATGCTAAAAGGAAAACTAAAGCCGATTTTGTTTGGCAAATGATGCCCGCCGAACTACATTCTACGCAGAAGAAACGGCGTATTACAGGAAGTGATAAAATTGTTGCCAAAAAGTCGAAAAATGTCGACGACCGTTTGAAAGTGCTAGAGGAAAAAGAGCGAAATGAAGATAACAAAGACGTTGCAAAAGCCTCGACAGATTCAGAACaagaggaggaggaggaagag GAAGCTCCTGCAGACGAGGAGATGGACGACGAGAATGATTATGGAAATAGTTACTTTGATAACGGTGAAGCTTATAATGAAGAAGATGACAATCTTGATGATGGacctgtttattaa
- the LOC128862186 gene encoding ubiquinone biosynthesis protein COQ4 homolog, mitochondrial, producing MLQRVRTSTQLFKSSYVCRCAATGTMQRNVADAKQSESPPIEGTQLDEFTKEFLQNRIEMSPFQKVFLSVGSSIAALVDPRRNDMIAALGETTGEAALLNILQSMQATAEGKRILQQKPRINTRTVDIERLRSLPDNTFGRAYAKFLDDNKVTPDSRMEVRFVHDPILAYVMTRYRECHDLVHTVLGMPTNMLGEVAVKWVEALNNGLPMCYGGAIFGAMRLRPKQRKEYVSRYLPWSLMNGKEMKPLMPIFWEERWEQDIAELRKELRVTILK from the exons ATGCTGCAGCGCGTCCGCACCTCAACGCAGCTCTTTAAAAGCTCCTATGTCTGTCGTTGTGCCGCAACGGGCACAATGCAAAGAAATGTCGCAGACGCAAAACAATCCGAAAGTCCACCAATCGAAGGAACACAATTGGATGAGTTTACCAAAGAATTTCTTCAAAATCGTATAGAAATGTCACCATTTCAGAAAGTATTTCTCAGCGTAGGTTCTTCTATTGCAGCGCTAGTAGATCCGCGAAG GAATGATATGATCGCCGCACTGGGTGAAACCACTGGCGAAGCGGCATTGCTGAACATCTTGCAGTCAATGCAGGCCACTGCTGAAGGCAAGCGTATACTGCAGCAGAAGCCACGAATTAACACACGTACGGTTGATATCGAACGCTTACGTTCGTTGCCAGATAATACATTTGGACGTGCCTATGCTAAGTTCTTAGATGACAAT AAGGTAACACCTGATTCGCGTATGGAAGTACGTTTCGTGCATGATCCGATATTGGCGTATGTAATGACACGTTATCGCGAATGTCATGATCTAGTGCATACAGTGCTGGGAATGCCTACGAATATGCTGGGCGAAGTGGCTGTAAAATGGGTGGAAGCATTGAACAATGGGCTGCCTATGTGCTATGGTGGTGCAATATTTGGCGCCATGCGCCTACGTCCTAA ACAACGAAAAGAATACGTGTCACGTTACTTGCCTTGGAGTTTAATGAACGGTAAGGAAATGAAACCACTAATGCCTATATTTTGGGAAGAGCGCTGGGAGCAAGATATAGCAGAATTACGTAAAGAATTACGAGTGACGatcttaaaatga
- the LOC128862188 gene encoding uncharacterized protein LOC128862188, whose product MLVQHILKQGLLVKNVGALSRAAYHGGHHQQSTLNDLPVPEGDWKENHSRQNTKYNAWLITGVLFLAGTIGFAKSSGVIELNSKVPQSLD is encoded by the exons ATGTTGGTACAGCACATTTTGAAGCAAGGCCTTTTGGTTAAAAATG ttgGTGCTCTGTCACGCGCAGCCTACCATGGTGGTCACCATCAACAAAGCACTTTAAACGATTTGCCCGTACCTGAGGGTGATTGGAAAGAAAACCACTCGCGCCAGAACACAAAATACAATGCTTGGCTGATCACTGGCGTTCTTTTCTTAGCGGGCACCATCGGCTTC GCAAAGTCATCCGGAGTTATTGAATTGAACAGCAAGGTACCACAGTCGCTGGACTAA
- the LOC128862183 gene encoding exocyst complex component 1 isoform X2, which yields MLTTLANIKHILQKELFNNSGERVLSVVTVTKTFKKKRACYLCIVTTPPPVPVVTVCLVKQSEQREGDYKKKRTWQLEEIKWVDGRNEQFETHEFDIQVEKTYKWYALNLHERQNFLAVLYKQIHKYVRGQQGEFRNIPNAWLNDKSPEKLAAGRSAEQKNIQDTEDEEEAQEFTALTDKEATELGKLFSECDFAVKDAEQLIEKLSKELHDLDGANIQSVLASEKQVMTLMEHIDKAISEADSFERRLDSYEEILGHVKETMEKIGGKNAMIEIANNNNIKLMKELNKVISQLDLPQVHQQALDEPDLKTVSGRKAAIAAAQSLQQAMNSDIDSTLLRLEAVQDQRKRFEKWKAKFSGILSRFMNNLFIHLGNEMGDNMTMSTELVLPNHLAVHRELTPYTELMHWTKAMDRKTYDGLTRVYTTSLSKIYERDIRNFFTLAKLQISEKLRTSGEDLDTSTSSKKSAVSAAPYGTLGVNRDQWGPGVENVDRERFDSVLEKVLAELEPVALQEQMFCINFFQMDVISPTSKNTQTTLDVLEKSTDSASILASPTSASGGGDANGFPQKKIDRQINEEVRKLMIALFGCLEPELVSFIQSFERIDSFYSLYVLVRLTQHVMSAQDTHSFLSMTFASALVQVKRNFDRFMQQQLLSIKEAKVPKRSKCGILPYVENFEYFAQTSEGIFRKSDRRTDMEKWYLQLVNAIFESISVHAQEHPKTPSQVVRMENYHHMYSLLAQLKVPGLDALKKEAKMRYNDALKLYVIQYFGRPLEKLNLFFEGVQQKVAQGVKETEISYQMAFSKQELRKVISQYPAREVKKGLENLYKKVEKHLCEEENLLQVVWHAMQEEFIAQYNFLEERIQKCYAGAMITLEFNMQDILNFFSDIARSH from the exons atgttgactACTTTAGCAAACATTAAGCACATCCTACAAAAGGAACTTTTCAATAATAGCGGAGAACGGGTGTTGTCTGTCGTGACTGTGACCAAGACTTTCAAAAAGAAAAGGGCTTGTTATTTATGCATCGTTACAACGCCACCACCCGTGCCGGTGGTTACGGTATGTCTAGTAAAACAATCGGAACAACGAGAGGGCGATTATAAAAAGAAACGTACTTGGCAACTGGAAGAAATAAAGTGGGTTGACGGGCGGAACGAGCAGTTTGAGACGCATGAATTTGATATACAAGtagaaaaaacttataaatgGTACGCCTTAAATTTACACGAACGACAAAACTTTCTGGCGGTTTTGTacaaacaaatacataaatatgtacgggGCCAACAAGGCGAATTTCGAAACATTCCTAATGCTTGGCTCAATGATAAATCTCCAGAAAAGCTCGCTGCCGGGCGAAGTGCCGAGCAAAAGAATATTCAAGACACAGAAGATGAGGAAGAAGCACAAGAATTTACCGCACTTACAGATAAAGAAGCCACGGAATTGGGAAAATTGTTTTCTGAGTGCGACTTTGCCGTGAAGGATGCAGAGCAACTTATTGAAAAGTTGTCCAAAGAACTCCACGATTTAGATGGT GCCAACATCCAAAGTGTATTAGCATCAGAAAAACAAGTCATGACGTTGATGGAACACATTGATAAGGCAATCTCAGAGGCAGATAGCTTTGAAAGACGACTAGATTCATATGAGGAAATTTTGGGGCATGTAAAAGAGACTATGGAGAAGATCGGTGGTAAAAACGCAATGATAGAAATtgctaacaacaataacataaaattgATGAAAGAACTGAATAAAGTTATT TCTCAGCTCGATTTGCCTCAAGTACACCAGCAAGCGTTAGATGAACCGGATTTGAAGACAGTTTCCGGAAGAAAAGCTGCGATTGCTGCCGCACAAAGCTTACAGCAAGCGATGAATAGCGACATAGATTCCACTCTGCTTCGCCTGGAGGCTGTACAAGATCAACGAAAAcgttttgaaaaatggaaagcAAAATTCTCGGGCATTTTAAGCCGCTTTATGAATAATTTATTCATACACCTGGGAAATGAGATGGGTGACAATATGACAATGAGTACAGAACTTGTGTTACCGAATCACTTAGCAGTACATCGCGAGCTAACTCCTTACACAGAGCTTATGCATTGGACAAAGGCAATGGATCGAAAGACGTACGATGGTCTAACGCGTGTTTATACGACGTCTCTTAGCAAGATATACGAGCGTGAtatcaggaatttttttactttg GCTAAACTGCAAATATCAGAAAAGTTGCGAACATCAGGTGAAGATTTGGACACATCAACTTCTTCGAAAAAATCCGCTGTGTCAGCTGCGCCGTATGGCACCTTAGGTGTCAACCGGGATCAATGGGGACCTGGAGTGGAGAATGTAGATCGGGAACGCTTCGATTCAGTACTGGAAAAAGTACTGGCAGAACTGGAGCCAGTTGCGCTGCAGGAGCAAatgttttgtataaattttttccaaatggaTGTTATTAGTCCAACGTCGAAGAATACTCAAACAACTTTGGATGTATTAGAAAAAAGTACTGATTCTGCAAGTATTTTAGCTTCACCTACATCGGCAAGTGGAGGCGGCGATGCTAATG GCTTCccacaaaagaaaattgatCGTCAAATAAATGAAGAGGTTCGTAAACTGATGATTGCCTTATTCGGTTGTTTAGAGCCCGAGCTGGTTAGCTTCATACAAAGCTTCGAACGTATTGATAGTTT CTATTCCCTTTACGTGCTCGTCCGCCTAACGCAACATGTTATGTCGGCGCAAGATACACATTCCTTCCTCAGTATGACCTTCGCTTCAGCTCTGGTTCAAGTGAAAAGAAATTTCGATCGTTTTATGCAGCAGCAGTTATTGTCAATCAAAGAAGCAAAAGTGCCTAAACGTTCTAAGTGCGGCATTCTGCCTTATGTAGAAAATTTCGAGTATTTCGCTCAAACTTCCGAGGGTATATTTCGCAAGTCAGATCGTCGTACTGATATGGAAAAGTGGTATTTGCAACTGGTGAATGCAATATTTGAGAGCATTAGTGTTCATGCACAGGAGCACCCAAAAACACCGTCACAAGTAGTACGCATGGAAAACTATCACCACATGTATTCGTTGCTGGCACAGTTAAAGGTACCCGGCCTGGATGCTTTGAAAAAGGAAGCCAAAATGCGATATAATGATGCTCTGAAATTATATGTCATACAATATTTCGGACGTCCACTGGAAAAGTTGAAT CTCTTTTTCGAAGGTGTGCAGCAAAAAGTGGCACAAGGTGTCAAAGAAACAGAAATCAGTTATCAAATGGCTTTTTCAAAACAGGAATTGCGTAAAGTTATCAGTCAATATCCAGCGCGTGAGGTCAAAAAGGGGCTAGAAAATCTATACAAAAAAGTCGAAAAGCATCTTTGCGAAGAAGAAAATCTACTGCAGGTTGTTTGGCATGCGATGCAAGAAGAATTCATTGCGCAGTACAATTTTTTGGAGGAGCGTATACAGAAATGTTATGCAGGTGCTATGATTACTTTAGAATTCAATATGCAGGATATATTAAATTTCTTCTCAGACATAGCACGTTCGCATTGA
- the LOC128862183 gene encoding exocyst complex component 1 isoform X1, translated as MLTTLANIKHILQKELFNNSGERVLSVVTVTKTFKKKRACYLCIVTTPPPVPVVTVCLVKQSEQREGDYKKKRTWQLEEIKWVDGRNEQFETHEFDIQVEKTYKWYALNLHERQNFLAVLYKQIHKYVRGQQGEFRNIPNAWLNDKSPEKLAAGRSAEQKNIQDTEDEEEAQEFTALTDKEATELGKLFSECDFAVKDAEQLIEKLSKELHDLDGANIQSVLASEKQVMTLMEHIDKAISEADSFERRLDSYEEILGHVKETMEKIGGKNAMIEIANNNNIKLMKELNKVISQLDLPQVHQQALDEPDLKTVSGRKAAIAAAQSLQQAMNSDIDSTLLRLEAVQDQRKRFEKWKAKFSGILSRFMNNLFIHLGNEMGDNMTMSTELVLPNHLAVHRELTPYTELMHWTKAMDRKTYDGLTRVYTTSLSKIYERDIRNFFTLAKLQISEKLRTSGEDLDTSTSSKKSAVSAAPYGTLGVNRDQWGPGVENVDRERFDSVLEKVLAELEPVALQEQMFCINFFQMDVISPTSKNTQTTLDVLEKSTDSASILASPTSASGGGDANGAGFPQKKIDRQINEEVRKLMIALFGCLEPELVSFIQSFERIDSFYSLYVLVRLTQHVMSAQDTHSFLSMTFASALVQVKRNFDRFMQQQLLSIKEAKVPKRSKCGILPYVENFEYFAQTSEGIFRKSDRRTDMEKWYLQLVNAIFESISVHAQEHPKTPSQVVRMENYHHMYSLLAQLKVPGLDALKKEAKMRYNDALKLYVIQYFGRPLEKLNLFFEGVQQKVAQGVKETEISYQMAFSKQELRKVISQYPAREVKKGLENLYKKVEKHLCEEENLLQVVWHAMQEEFIAQYNFLEERIQKCYAGAMITLEFNMQDILNFFSDIARSH; from the exons atgttgactACTTTAGCAAACATTAAGCACATCCTACAAAAGGAACTTTTCAATAATAGCGGAGAACGGGTGTTGTCTGTCGTGACTGTGACCAAGACTTTCAAAAAGAAAAGGGCTTGTTATTTATGCATCGTTACAACGCCACCACCCGTGCCGGTGGTTACGGTATGTCTAGTAAAACAATCGGAACAACGAGAGGGCGATTATAAAAAGAAACGTACTTGGCAACTGGAAGAAATAAAGTGGGTTGACGGGCGGAACGAGCAGTTTGAGACGCATGAATTTGATATACAAGtagaaaaaacttataaatgGTACGCCTTAAATTTACACGAACGACAAAACTTTCTGGCGGTTTTGTacaaacaaatacataaatatgtacgggGCCAACAAGGCGAATTTCGAAACATTCCTAATGCTTGGCTCAATGATAAATCTCCAGAAAAGCTCGCTGCCGGGCGAAGTGCCGAGCAAAAGAATATTCAAGACACAGAAGATGAGGAAGAAGCACAAGAATTTACCGCACTTACAGATAAAGAAGCCACGGAATTGGGAAAATTGTTTTCTGAGTGCGACTTTGCCGTGAAGGATGCAGAGCAACTTATTGAAAAGTTGTCCAAAGAACTCCACGATTTAGATGGT GCCAACATCCAAAGTGTATTAGCATCAGAAAAACAAGTCATGACGTTGATGGAACACATTGATAAGGCAATCTCAGAGGCAGATAGCTTTGAAAGACGACTAGATTCATATGAGGAAATTTTGGGGCATGTAAAAGAGACTATGGAGAAGATCGGTGGTAAAAACGCAATGATAGAAATtgctaacaacaataacataaaattgATGAAAGAACTGAATAAAGTTATT TCTCAGCTCGATTTGCCTCAAGTACACCAGCAAGCGTTAGATGAACCGGATTTGAAGACAGTTTCCGGAAGAAAAGCTGCGATTGCTGCCGCACAAAGCTTACAGCAAGCGATGAATAGCGACATAGATTCCACTCTGCTTCGCCTGGAGGCTGTACAAGATCAACGAAAAcgttttgaaaaatggaaagcAAAATTCTCGGGCATTTTAAGCCGCTTTATGAATAATTTATTCATACACCTGGGAAATGAGATGGGTGACAATATGACAATGAGTACAGAACTTGTGTTACCGAATCACTTAGCAGTACATCGCGAGCTAACTCCTTACACAGAGCTTATGCATTGGACAAAGGCAATGGATCGAAAGACGTACGATGGTCTAACGCGTGTTTATACGACGTCTCTTAGCAAGATATACGAGCGTGAtatcaggaatttttttactttg GCTAAACTGCAAATATCAGAAAAGTTGCGAACATCAGGTGAAGATTTGGACACATCAACTTCTTCGAAAAAATCCGCTGTGTCAGCTGCGCCGTATGGCACCTTAGGTGTCAACCGGGATCAATGGGGACCTGGAGTGGAGAATGTAGATCGGGAACGCTTCGATTCAGTACTGGAAAAAGTACTGGCAGAACTGGAGCCAGTTGCGCTGCAGGAGCAAatgttttgtataaattttttccaaatggaTGTTATTAGTCCAACGTCGAAGAATACTCAAACAACTTTGGATGTATTAGAAAAAAGTACTGATTCTGCAAGTATTTTAGCTTCACCTACATCGGCAAGTGGAGGCGGCGATGCTAATG GTGCAGGCTTCccacaaaagaaaattgatCGTCAAATAAATGAAGAGGTTCGTAAACTGATGATTGCCTTATTCGGTTGTTTAGAGCCCGAGCTGGTTAGCTTCATACAAAGCTTCGAACGTATTGATAGTTT CTATTCCCTTTACGTGCTCGTCCGCCTAACGCAACATGTTATGTCGGCGCAAGATACACATTCCTTCCTCAGTATGACCTTCGCTTCAGCTCTGGTTCAAGTGAAAAGAAATTTCGATCGTTTTATGCAGCAGCAGTTATTGTCAATCAAAGAAGCAAAAGTGCCTAAACGTTCTAAGTGCGGCATTCTGCCTTATGTAGAAAATTTCGAGTATTTCGCTCAAACTTCCGAGGGTATATTTCGCAAGTCAGATCGTCGTACTGATATGGAAAAGTGGTATTTGCAACTGGTGAATGCAATATTTGAGAGCATTAGTGTTCATGCACAGGAGCACCCAAAAACACCGTCACAAGTAGTACGCATGGAAAACTATCACCACATGTATTCGTTGCTGGCACAGTTAAAGGTACCCGGCCTGGATGCTTTGAAAAAGGAAGCCAAAATGCGATATAATGATGCTCTGAAATTATATGTCATACAATATTTCGGACGTCCACTGGAAAAGTTGAAT CTCTTTTTCGAAGGTGTGCAGCAAAAAGTGGCACAAGGTGTCAAAGAAACAGAAATCAGTTATCAAATGGCTTTTTCAAAACAGGAATTGCGTAAAGTTATCAGTCAATATCCAGCGCGTGAGGTCAAAAAGGGGCTAGAAAATCTATACAAAAAAGTCGAAAAGCATCTTTGCGAAGAAGAAAATCTACTGCAGGTTGTTTGGCATGCGATGCAAGAAGAATTCATTGCGCAGTACAATTTTTTGGAGGAGCGTATACAGAAATGTTATGCAGGTGCTATGATTACTTTAGAATTCAATATGCAGGATATATTAAATTTCTTCTCAGACATAGCACGTTCGCATTGA
- the LOC128862185 gene encoding RAB6-interacting golgin isoform X2, with translation MSNKFDGFSQDEINKVSGVVKNRTDRGQPIAEAIKPAFRGQHGGIRRMPEKGSRSIDSQRKQIPSSQSSTKSAPTVLSEKSSKSKNGETENHIFDQINLDDSMSKSLEDALFYPPLRKPNKDLNENNTNGTHSANVHNTQLDDSSILKLPDVDNNVNSTSTNEANDSSILPTPSSKVSTPTAETLNTDSPFKGVSLREFETQRKLIEEQNKHKKELLCKAIELHSQKTAAEARKIAEIKQELAKLDNDLALDVSILRKQIDNACIYFSQVEKQYIKIEAQFLKAKIDLHNAAEKKELLTEHLCTVIAHNEDRKAQKLSELMQKVGLTETGDLEVGGPSVLNGGNH, from the exons ATGTCGAATAAATTCGATGGCTTCAGTCAAGATGAGATAAACAAAGTCTCCGGAGTCGTTAAGAACAGAACTGATCGAGGTCAGCCAATAGCGGAAGCGA TAAAACCTGCATTTCGAGGTCAGCATGGTGGAATAAGACGCATGCCAGAGAAGGGTTCAAGATCAATTGATtctcaaagaaaacaaattccAAGCTCTCAATCATCGACCAAATCAGCGCCTACGGTATTAAGTGAAAAATccagcaaaagcaaaaatggTGAAacagaaaatcatatatttgatCAAATCAACCTTGATGACAGCATGTCCAAATCGCTTGAGGATGCGCTTTTCTATCCACCACTACGAAAGCCGAACAAAgatttaaatgaaaacaatacaaatgGCACACATTCTGCTAATGTGCACAATACCCAATTAGATGATTCCTCAATACTAAAGTTGCCAGACGTGGATAATAATGTAAATTCCACATCCACAAATGAAGCTAATGACTCTTCAATACTGCCAACACCTTCGTCAAAAGTGTCTACACCTACAGCAGAGACCTTAAATACTGATTCTCCATTTAAAGGCGTATCGTTGCGGGAATTTGAAACGCAACGGAAGTTAATCGAGGAACAAAATAAACATAAGAAAGAGCTTCTATGTAAAGCTATCGAGCTACA CTCACAGAAAACAGCAGCAGAAGCACGAAAAATTGCCGAAATCAAGCAGGAACTTGCCAAATTGGATAATGATCTGGCGCTCGACGTTTCAATACTTCGCAAACAAATTGACAATGCGTGTATTTATTTTTCGCAAGTCGA GAAACAGTATATTAAAATAGAGGCTCAATTCTTGAAGGCCAAAATAGATTTGCATAATGCAGCAGAGAAGAAAGAATTACTTACCGAGCATTTGTGTACAGTGATTGCGCACAATGAGGATCGGAAAGCGCAAAAGCTTTCGGAATTAATGCAGAAAGTGGGTCTAACCGAAACGGGAGATTTGGAAGTAGGAGGGCCAAGCGTGTTGAATGGTGGAAACCATTAA
- the LOC128862185 gene encoding RAB6-interacting golgin isoform X1 — translation MSNKFDGFSQDEINKVSGVVKNRTDRGQPIAEATVKPAFRGQHGGIRRMPEKGSRSIDSQRKQIPSSQSSTKSAPTVLSEKSSKSKNGETENHIFDQINLDDSMSKSLEDALFYPPLRKPNKDLNENNTNGTHSANVHNTQLDDSSILKLPDVDNNVNSTSTNEANDSSILPTPSSKVSTPTAETLNTDSPFKGVSLREFETQRKLIEEQNKHKKELLCKAIELHSQKTAAEARKIAEIKQELAKLDNDLALDVSILRKQIDNACIYFSQVEKQYIKIEAQFLKAKIDLHNAAEKKELLTEHLCTVIAHNEDRKAQKLSELMQKVGLTETGDLEVGGPSVLNGGNH, via the exons ATGTCGAATAAATTCGATGGCTTCAGTCAAGATGAGATAAACAAAGTCTCCGGAGTCGTTAAGAACAGAACTGATCGAGGTCAGCCAATAGCGGAAGCGA CAGTAAAACCTGCATTTCGAGGTCAGCATGGTGGAATAAGACGCATGCCAGAGAAGGGTTCAAGATCAATTGATtctcaaagaaaacaaattccAAGCTCTCAATCATCGACCAAATCAGCGCCTACGGTATTAAGTGAAAAATccagcaaaagcaaaaatggTGAAacagaaaatcatatatttgatCAAATCAACCTTGATGACAGCATGTCCAAATCGCTTGAGGATGCGCTTTTCTATCCACCACTACGAAAGCCGAACAAAgatttaaatgaaaacaatacaaatgGCACACATTCTGCTAATGTGCACAATACCCAATTAGATGATTCCTCAATACTAAAGTTGCCAGACGTGGATAATAATGTAAATTCCACATCCACAAATGAAGCTAATGACTCTTCAATACTGCCAACACCTTCGTCAAAAGTGTCTACACCTACAGCAGAGACCTTAAATACTGATTCTCCATTTAAAGGCGTATCGTTGCGGGAATTTGAAACGCAACGGAAGTTAATCGAGGAACAAAATAAACATAAGAAAGAGCTTCTATGTAAAGCTATCGAGCTACA CTCACAGAAAACAGCAGCAGAAGCACGAAAAATTGCCGAAATCAAGCAGGAACTTGCCAAATTGGATAATGATCTGGCGCTCGACGTTTCAATACTTCGCAAACAAATTGACAATGCGTGTATTTATTTTTCGCAAGTCGA GAAACAGTATATTAAAATAGAGGCTCAATTCTTGAAGGCCAAAATAGATTTGCATAATGCAGCAGAGAAGAAAGAATTACTTACCGAGCATTTGTGTACAGTGATTGCGCACAATGAGGATCGGAAAGCGCAAAAGCTTTCGGAATTAATGCAGAAAGTGGGTCTAACCGAAACGGGAGATTTGGAAGTAGGAGGGCCAAGCGTGTTGAATGGTGGAAACCATTAA